From Verrucomicrobia bacterium S94, the proteins below share one genomic window:
- the atpG gene encoding ATP synthase F1 subunit gamma, whose amino-acid sequence MASIKEYNRKLSSLKNTVKITKTMKMVSASKLRRAQEAENRAKDYAHEVNNLIYRVAGSVKEDMHPLLQPAAETKNILLLVFSSDKGLCGGFNNTLIKYVEGRCAAFEAEGKAVSMAFCGRRGFLHFGNRAPVFKNYAGVTAAPNSRDAAEIAEELEAAFVSGRVDEVHMIYNHFVSPLSQVPQMDQLMPLPMSTLDDHDSVETIREEDFISEPPLSELLERLIPRLVVFKVFYALLENAAGEHGARMTAMDNATTNANKMIDEYTLLRNRARQAAITTELIEIISGAEAL is encoded by the coding sequence ATGGCGAGCATTAAGGAATATAACCGCAAACTCAGCAGTCTGAAAAATACGGTTAAAATCACCAAAACCATGAAAATGGTTTCGGCGAGTAAGTTGCGGCGTGCGCAGGAAGCGGAAAACCGGGCCAAGGATTATGCGCACGAGGTCAACAACCTGATCTACCGCGTGGCCGGATCGGTGAAAGAGGATATGCATCCGCTGCTGCAGCCGGCGGCCGAAACAAAAAACATCCTGCTGCTGGTGTTTTCCTCTGATAAGGGACTGTGCGGCGGATTCAATAATACACTGATCAAATATGTTGAAGGCCGGTGTGCCGCTTTTGAAGCCGAAGGGAAAGCGGTCAGTATGGCCTTTTGCGGTCGCCGCGGATTTCTGCATTTCGGAAACCGGGCGCCCGTTTTCAAAAATTATGCCGGGGTAACGGCTGCCCCGAATTCCCGCGATGCCGCGGAAATTGCCGAGGAGCTTGAAGCGGCATTTGTAAGCGGCCGGGTTGATGAGGTGCATATGATTTATAACCACTTTGTCAGTCCGCTTTCGCAGGTGCCGCAGATGGATCAGCTGATGCCGCTGCCGATGTCCACGCTGGATGATCATGATTCGGTTGAAACTATCCGGGAGGAGGATTTCATCTCCGAGCCACCGCTTTCCGAACTGCTGGAGCGGCTGATTCCCCGGCTGGTGGTGTTCAAGGTGTTCTATGCACTGCTGGAAAATGCGGCCGGAGAGCACGGTGCACGAATGACGGCTATGGATAATGCTACAACCAATGCGAATAAGATGATTGATGAATATACGCTGTTGCGCAACCGGGCTCGCCAGGCGGCGATTACCACGGAATTGATAGAGATTATTTCCGGTGCGGAAGCACTGTAA